The sequence GATTCTGCTAATACTGATCTATCAACATTAAGTACCATTTTACTTTCTTTCCTGCCCAACTTAGGGAGTTCTGCAATAACAGGAATCTCCTGCACAATTTTTTCCAAGTCCAGTTTATTGTGGATTTTGTTATCCAGCAGGCTACTCAAATAAATTAGGGAAAAAGGTATTAGAAGTCCTAGCAAAAAAGCTCCTAAATAGACTATCTTTGGTTTTGGAGACACTGGAAAACGATTAGTTGAATGAGCGCTATCAACCACTTTTGATTTTGATTCTGCGGATGCAAAAGCAATTTGTGACTCTTCTCGCTTTTGCAACAAATACAAATATAAAGACTCTGTAGTTTGTTGTTTTCTTGTAATATCCCTCAAGGCCCTTTCATTACTTGGTACAGCATATATCCTTGAATTAATCTGCGAAAGTTGTTTACCTAAGCTATTAACCTTTAAATTTAAATTATTGGTTACGTTGTTTAAGCTAGTTTGCATGCCCCTTTTAAGGCTTTCAAGTTGTTGGTCTAGTTTTACAATTACCGGGTTCTTTTCATTGGAACTTGCCAAAAGTCTATTCCGTTGAGCAACAAGTTCATTATAACGTACAGCTGCATCAGATACTCCTTGATTAGATAAGCCAATATTTGCAGGTATCAAATCATATTCCTCTTGAGAACTTATCAAATTTTGCATTGAACTAGCAATATCTAATTGTATGCTCGCTTCTTCCAATTCCTGTTCACCGGCAGCGCTAAGGTTAAAATTAACACTTGATTGCGATCCTAAGTCTGCTATTCCTTTACTAGTCTTGAAGCTCTCTGCTGAATCATCAACATCAGATAGGTTAGTATAAATCTTACTAATCCGATCGTTTATAAATTTTGAGGTCCTATCGGCAACTTCTTTTTTATCTGTAATTGAATTATTGTTATTAATTAATATTAACCTATTTATTATATCAATAGCTTTTTGCTGTATTGGATCTGTAAGTGTAATATTAATTATATTTGAGAATTCACTGGCAGGTGCGATTTTCATTTTTTTCCTATATCCTTGGGCAACATCGTTAATAGGATTTATTTCAATTCTTATTTTTTTCCCCATAAATCGCTTTATCTTTTCAGAATTAGGGATTAGAATAATGTCTCCTACCTGCGTGTTAACTGCGGATCCAAATGATTGAGGTTTAGTTGGTTGATTTTCTTCCTCTGAAAAGCCAAATGAAGACTCTGTATTCAATTCAACAAAAAAGCGATATTTAGATTTATGAATTATTGAATCAGTTGCTAAAAAATTGATATTAAATGGATATGTTTCTCCATAAATCTCATTATCCTTTATATTTCCCTGTACGGTATACCTTATATTAATTCCTAAATCCTTAATTACTTGAATGAAATTTGCCCTAGAATTTAAGATTTCAATTTCATCTTCTATTTTAGTCTTGCTTCCAGAAAAAACATTTAAATCCTTAAAAATACTAAGCTCAGAATTCGAATTCTTATCTTCTATCATTTGTATTTTTGCACTCGCGCTATATTCTGGAATACTATAGCGTAAATGTACATAAGCAAGAGCAAGAGCGATAATTAAGCATAAAGCAAACCATTTCCAATATCTTAGATAATTGCCAATAAGGTTTTTTAAATCTAAACTGGTTTCGTTTTCCGAATTTTTTATTAAATCCATTAAATGAAGTGTGTTTAAGTGTGTTTAGCCTTAACTGAATTATCTTGTAAGCAGTACAACTGCCGACGTAACTACCACAGAAATTATGGAAATAGCAATAGAAGCCCTTTGATCCAAGCTAGACTGTGATTTTCCTGACTTGTTAGGCTCAACATAAACAACGTCATTCTGAGTCAAATAATAAACTGGAGATTTTAGCGAATCCTTACCATTCAAATTTATACGATTATAAACTTTTGTGCCATTAAAATCTCTTATTACCATAATGTTATCTCGTCTTCCTTTAATATTTACATCTCCGGCAAAACCAAGTGCCTCTAAAATGCTGATTTGTTCTCCTTGCACTCTATAAGTTCCAGGCCTGTTAACAGCTCCCAAAACGGTAACAGTAAAATTACGAATGCGGATATTAATAATTGGATTCTTAAGATAATCTCTTAACTTTTCCCTAAGCATATCCCTAGCCTCCGTAGGAGAGAGGCCCGAAACTTTAATTTTGCCAATGACGGGGAAATCTATTTCTCCATCCTTATTGACTAAGTAATTGACCTGCTCTCCTCTTATACCACCTTCTTCAGCACCTCTAAACAGGTTAAAAGGTGCACTAGCTTCTGGATCCAATGTAGAAATGTGAATACTTAGTAAGTCATCAACTTTGAATTTTGTGCTAGAGCTATTGTCATCTACCAATGTTTCGAACTCGTTTGCATCCTGAAAATACACCACCTCCTTAGTGGAGGTGCAACAAACAAAACAAAATAAGAATAATGGCACAAAATAATTGATTAAATTTCTACGCATGGAAAAAGTTTAAGGTGATTAAGAAGAAACTAAGGGGTTATTGTTTTTTTGAATAACAATGTCCGTTTTTACTTGTTTTTTGTCCAATTTACAAAAATCTGAATTGTTAGATATATATTCAGGAACAATACTTTTCATCAACTGAACAACATTGTTCTTAAAAAATAGATTGGATACGCAAAGTTCATCAATCATTGTTCGCGTCAAAGCATAATCAACATCTCTAACTTTACTTATCATAATTTTGTCATGATAGGTAGGAAGTGTATTTTCTCCATTTGCCAACAATTCTTCATATAATTTTTCTCCTGGTCTCAGTCCTGTGATTTTAATGGTAATATCATCCGGATAATGAAGCCCAGAAAGACGAATCATATTTTTGGCCAAATCTAAAATCTTAACAGATTCACCCATATCAAATATAAATATTTCACCACCTTTCCCCATAGCTCCTGCTTCCAAAACTAGCTGGGAAGCTTCGGGAATAGTCATGAAATATCTTGTAATATCTTTATGCGTTACGGTTAAAGGGCCCCCTTTTTCAATTTGTTTTCTAAATAATGGGATAACAGATCCATTGGATCCAAGAACGTTTCCAAATCGAGTAGTGACAAATTTTGTTTTACCATCTTGCTGTCTACAATCTATATACATTTCAGCAATTCGCTTGGTCGCCCCCATAACATTCGTAGGGTTTACAGCCTTATCTGTGGAAACAAACACAAACTTCTCGACATTAAAATCCACAGCAAGGTCAACTATGTTTTTTGTTCCGGCAACATTAATTTTAACAGCTTCATAAGGGTTTCGCTCCATAAGTGGAACATGCTTATATGCAGCCGCATGAAAAATTCTATCAGGCCTGTGTTCTTCAAAAAGAGCTCTCATTTCATTTTTATCCCTAATATCACTTACCACTGGAATAAAATTATGGAACCCTGCTTGTTTTAATTCTTGCTGGAGATCGTAAAGCGCAGATTCAGCTTGATCAATAATAATAAGAGATTGATAATTGTACTTGCAAATTTGACGAACCAACTCACTACCTATAGACCCAGCTCCTCCCGTGACCATAATAACTTTATCTTCAAAATCTTTTAACACTTTACTGTTCTTTATTTTTATCGGAGGTCTATCTAAAAGATCTTCTATCTGTACTCTCTTTATCTGAGAAACTTTTAGCTCCCCATTTATCCAATCTTCAACAGGGGGAACGATTTTTACTTTAACTGGCAAATCCACAATTTCATTAACCAAAGTCCTTAGTTGCCTTGGACTTATGTTCTGAATAGAAAAAACAACCTCTGAAATACTATGGAACCTAACAAAATCTTTAGTTAGTATGGATTTATCATATACTTTTACGCCATTAATTTGTTTTCCAACCTTTTGAAGATTGTTATCCACAAATCCAACAACTTTGACCTTCATCTTTGAATGATTGGTAAGGGTATTGTATGTTATGATACCAGATTCTCCAGCTCCATAAACTATAAGATTCTTTGTTGGAGTTTCATTATTCTTAATTAAGCTCTCAAAACATATCTTAAAAACATACCTCGCGGCTGTGAGTGTCAAAAAAGTGAGTAAACTATTAATAATGATAATTGAAAGAGGAATTGTAAAATTTTCAACGATGCCCAAATATCTATTTACTAAAACAACACCTATCGTTGCTATACTAGCCAAACAAATGGCGTTGAAAATGGCATAGACATCTTTTATTCCGGTATGCCTAACAACACCTTTATAGCTTCCAGAAATCAAAAATGAGACCAAGAATAATAAAATAACTATTGGCAGCTGTGCCCAAAGCCGTTGAACATCAAAATCAAAGCTAAGATTGAATCTTATAAAATAAGCCAGCATAAACGAAAACCCCACAATACAAAGATCGATAAAGAGCACAGTCCACTTGGAAGCATAATGCTTATTGTTATCAAAAATGTATTTTTTAATCATCGAAATTTCTTTTTATGATATTACAAATTCTTTCCAAATCTTCTTGCTCCAAATTTGAACCACTTGGCAGGCATAACCCCTTTTTAAAAAGATCTTCACTAATCCCATTGGTATAACTTGCCGCATTTTTAAATATGGGCTGTAAATGCATTGGTTTCCAAAGAGGTCTAGATTCAATATTTTCATTGTCAAGAGCAACTCTTATCCTTTCTCGACTTTCAAAAGAAGAGGTCAAAACACAGGTAAGCCACCTGTTAGATGAGCTTCCTTTTGGGTCTTCAAGAAAACTTAATTCTGAAATTGAGGATAAATTTTCCTTATAAAACATAAAGTTGCTTTTTCTGGCATTCACTCTTTCTGGCAAAACCTCCATCTGTCCTCTACCAATACCTGCAAGAACATTGCTCATACGATAATTATATCCAATATGTGAATGTTGATAATGAGGAGCATTATCTCTAGCTTGTGTTGCCAAAAAAACAGCTTTTTCTGTGATTAGTTTATCCTTGCTTAGCAAGGCCCCACCTCCCGAGGTAGTTATAATCTTATTTCCGTTAAATGATAAAATTGAAATATCTCCAAAACTACCACATCTAACCCCTTCATATACACTTCCCAAAGCTTCTGCACTATCCTCAATCACAGGAATGTCATACTTTCTGGATATCGCTGTAATCTCATCTATCTTGTAAGGCATCCCGTACAAATGAACCGCAATAATTGCTTTGGGTTTTTTACCTAGGTTTATCCTATCTATTATTGCTTTTTCCAAAAGTTCTGGTGAGATGTTCCAAGTTTCCTGCTCGCTATCAATAAATATGGGTTTTGCTCCTAAATAGGTTATAGGGTTTGCAGATGCCGCAAATGTAAAACTTTGGCAAAGTACTTCATCTCCCAAACCGACTCCTAGAAGTTCTAGTGCAAGGTGTATTGCGCCAGTTCCAGAACTTAAACACGCCGCATTGATATTACTTCCAATGTATTTTTCAATGTCTTCTTCAAAACCATTAACATTTGGTCCTAAAGGAGCTATCCAATTTGTAGCAAACGCATTATCCACATAAATCTGCTCCGCACCTCCCATATGAGGAGAAGAAAGCCATATTTTTTTATCTAATTCAGTCTGCATTTGGTCAAGTTAGGGGTTGTTACTTAAACGAATTTCGTTAGTAAAAATAAAGTCAAAAAGATTGAGAAGACGTTTATTGATGCTACTATTCGCCGAACGTGATGAAAAATCGGTAAAGTGCGCATTAACACTTTTCACCAAGGGCTTTATCGTTGATATAATCAAAAAGGGTGTTGCACAATCTCTAAGAAAAATTTCATAGAAAATCAGGAACGTTTTAAAACAAAAATGCTTGTTTATACAGTGAATTAACTGTTTGAATCAAAATTTTAATGGTTGATCACCAAGGTAATCTGTAAGGGAATGGATAGAATGCCCCGAACACTTATCCAGTTCATTAAACTTACATTCTTTAATTGTGTTCATAAAAGATTGCCTACTGTTCAACATCCCATTCTCTTCATCATAATATATTGACTTTACCAACTCATAGTCTTCTATCAATCCTTTAATACTGTTAACACCTTTAAAATGCTGACTAGCATACCTTTTCTTATATAACTTTCTGAACTTCCTTTCCGGGTGTTCACTCATGGAATACAAAAAATAATCTGATTTCTTTTCATTCATGAAATCACGATACTCTATTTTAAAGTAGATATGTCGTTCAAATTTATCCAACCAAGTTCCATTCTTTTCAGCTCTACAATCCTTTACAAGTCCAAAATATCTAGAAGTAAGATTTCTTTCCAAGTAAATGGTGTCTACTAATATTGGTTCGCTAACGATTTTCTCGCGAAGTTTTTTAAAAGCATTAGTTCGTGAAGTTACTATCCCTTTATCACCATAAATTTGTTGGCTCTCCAATTGTTTTAAATCATCCCAGAAGTAAAAGATATGTTTCTCTCCAATACCGTTCTTACGAATATTAATTTCTATGATCAAATATATATGAACCTTAACATTTCTTGCAATTCCGCTATTATTTCTAACTGTAGCTCTTAAATTTTTAACAACGTTGAGAGGTTTATTCCTATTTCTTACATGATATGGAAAAGATCCTTCATGCTGGATTGCCACACTAAAATCCGGTTGATTTTCATTATAGTTTGTGTTGGTTTGGCGCTTTGATATTTGATTAGTCTAATAAGTTACCATAACAGCCATAAACGATAGCAAAATAGATTGGACAAAGTTGAAAAGTGGAGCATTTCTTTTTGACCACTTCCTTAATTTCACCCATTAAGATTTTCTTCTGTTAAAAACCCTCATGCAACTAATAAAATTGAAGTAACATTAATTCATCAACATTCGTATACTATCCCTTAAACTTAGAGAGTAAATTTGGGCACCTGATTTAGACATATGAGTTCTATCCTTCCAATAATCAATATTAAAGTCCTTAAAAAAATCAAGGTTGTCCAAATATAGAGCATCTTTAGATTTAAAAAATTCTGATGTTCTTTCACGTATTGAGTTATCGACTTTGTTGAGTGATGGTGATGTGAAGAAAATTAGTTTAGAATGGTTGTTTTTTGCTTTTTCTACTGCAAAATCGATAAAACCAATTAGTCTTCTGTTAAATTCATAAGGTTCCAGAATGTCGGTTTTTTTTTGGATCCCTTCTTTATCTAAAATTTTCTGAAAAGTTTTCTTTTGAAGTTCAGAAGGTTCCAAAGGTGCAAAACCATGTGTTTTTTTCATACTGGTTCCTCCAATTACAGCATTCTTCAGCATTCCCAAAACTTTACCATTATATACATAGCATTTAGAAATCTTGGAGAGAAAAATTTCTTCTGGATAATATTCATCCATAAAACCCAACAAACTCTCCGAATCCGTTATCTCATTTATCAAAGACAACATATCTTCACCTTCGTAACTTTGATCATAAAGTTCATGGTGATCAATATGCACTAAGATAATTTGTTCTCCCTTTATCAAAGTTGAAATTAGTGCAGCTGAATAACCAAAGTGTGTACCGTCCATTCCCATATTGTACCCTGCGGTTGAAAAAACACCAGGATCAACATGACGAGCTGCCCTAGAACTTCCCAAAACTAGTAGGTCTACAGAATCTTTAACCTTGTTAAAGAGATTTGCTTTCCCCACACTCTGTCCAGTATAAACATCACCTTCAATAGTATGTAATGTAAAAAATACCGCACGATCAGCGATGAAGAGAGCCAATATAATCAACAAAAAAAGTTTAATGGATTTTATCCTCATTTTTTTAGAATTGGAAATAGATGAAATTATTGGTGTCAGAATAGAAAAGTATAATGTTAACAATTGTAAAGGTTACAATTGAAATATACCACCTTACTTTCAAAGATGATCCGTAACCTTCCAATCGGATATTCTTAACGAATAGAAAAGCATCAAACACCAAAGCCAAGAAAAGCCCATAGATTACCGTACCAAATATACTTATGTTTCCAATATATAATTGTCCATAATCTACTAAACTAAAAAGCTTTCTTATTATAATGCTAGTATCTGCAAAACTTAGTGATCTAAAAAAAATCCAAATAAATGTCACTACCACAAACACGAAAATACTGTTTAAAAAACTATATTTTTTTGGTATTAGCTTAAACCGTTTTTCAACAGCTAAAAGTATTCCGTGAAGGGCTCCCCAAATCACAAAATTCCATGAACTTCCATGCCAAAGTCCTCCAAGGAACATGGTGATAAAAAGATTTCTATACTGCTTTACAAGCCCCTTTCTATTACCACCCAAGTGTATATACAAATAATCCCTGAGCCAAGATGAAAGAGAAATATGCCACCTTCTCCAAAATTCCGTTATCGAAGATGAAAAGTATGGTAAATTAAAGTTTGGCTTAAACTCAAAACCTAAAAGTTTAGCAGTACCAATAGCAATATCTGAGTATCCACTGAAGTCGAAATATATTTGGAAGGAATACAGGGTTACCGCCATCAAAATACTTGTAGAATTATGAAGATCCGGGTTGTTATAAGTTCCATCTATAAATGCTCCAATAGAATCTGCCACAACTACTTTTCTGAAAAAACCTATTACAATTTGAAAAAAACCATCGCGAAACTTTTCATGGCTCCATTGACGTTTTTTCAATAACTGGGGAACTAAATTAGAAGCGCGCTCAATTGGTCCCGCCACAAGTTGCGGAAAAAAGGCTACAAAAGTAGCAAAGGCAACAAAATTATTCGTAGGTTCAATCTCATTACGATAAATGTCTATGGAATAGGACATCGTTTGAAACGTGTAGAATGAAATCCCCACCGGTAATATTATATTAAGTGTGGTAAAACCGGGATTATACCCTATCATTTCACCTAACACCATAAAAGACTCAATAAAGAAATTAAAGTATTTGAAAATGCATAATAATCCTAAATTGACACAAATACTGGCCATCAAATAAAGAAAACGTTTTCTTTCTTTTGTTTTTGAAATATAGATACCAAGAAAAAAATCCACCAAAGTAGAAAAAGCAATCAAAGAGAGAAATCTCCAATCCCACCAACCATAAAAAACGTAGCTAGCTGTAAGCAATACAATATTTTGTATTGTGATGTGCTTTCTCGGGATTAGCCAATATATAATGAATACTATAGGGAAAAATACTAAAAATGCAAGAGAGTTAAATAACATTTTCGTTTCTAGGATTTACATCTGGCAAAAATAAAAGGTATTAGTGAATCTAATCCTATTTTTAGATGTTTGTCCTTTAAAAGAGTTGAAAAGCACAGAATCCGGTCATTTAACCGGATTCTGTGCTTTATTTTTAATACCTGTTTATCTATTGAACATCAGCATCTATTAAATTAATGTACTCCTCTATATTGGTATATCCATCATTATCTTCATCAGAGGCATCATCGGCAACTTGAGGATTAAGTCCCATGGCAATTTCCCAGTCATCAGGCATCCCATCACCATCACTATCTTCCTTAGCTGTACCTTGATTTAAACTTGGATACCCCCCTGCCATAGCTGGAGAATCAATTATTTTACCAGAAGTTGAGTAATAATCCTGTACGACCATTTGATCTACAGTATCAAAATATGGGAATCTCGCTCCGGCATTTGACAAAACATGGTCGATTGCCGACTGAACGGGTCTTGGGTTGATACCGGAGTCCACTGGTGGTGAACCAACAATATAACTTTCCCAGCTATCTGCTAAAAAAGGAGCATTAAAATCATTTGTGTTATCTGAAAAATAAATGCTTCCAGAGTGACCTTGACCAGAATCATTAATATAACTAGTAATATTTGCAGAAGGATCACTAGTTTGTCCTGTTTTCCAATGATTCCCTATGGCAGTCCAACTTTGTCCAGAACTAAAACCTCCTGCACCTTGAAAATTATAAAAAACATTATTAATTAGTTCAAAAGTGGACCTAGCTGCCCGAACATTTCTTTCAGAGTTATGCGCAACATAATTGTTATAAAAGGTAATATTACTTGACCTATTTATTAAAACCCCCATGGAATGAGAACTACTTTCATAATGTACGGATTGCTTTAAGGCATGTGAGATTATAGAATTTTGAACTGTTACATTTTCAGAATCGACAATAGATAAGTTTTCATCAACGCTCCATGAGATGGAGCAGTGATCGGCAATCACATTAGTAACTCTAAGAAACTCTAGTCCATCATAAACAATACCATCTGGTTTTGAACTGACCACATTTCCCGAAGCATCTTTCCAGCCATTGTCACCCAAACGAAATCTAATGTTTCTGATTATAACGTTATCAATATAATTAAATCGAATAGATCCTTTTACCGTAATTCCACCACTATTGGCCGGCGCTGTTTGGCCAGCAATTGTTAAATCACCATTTCTAACATAAACCTGGTCTTCATAATCCAATTCAATTGTCCCCCCAACAGCAAAAACGATTATCCTTGGACCGGAAGCCTCAAGAGCCTCTACAAAAGAGCCAGGACCATTTTTATTTAGATTCGTGACTGTATACACTGTTCCTCCCCGGCCTCCCGTTACATACTTACCAAATCCTTCCGCTGTTGGAAAAGCTCTAAGTTCTGATGATACTGTATCATCAACTTGAATATCATCTTCAGAATCACCACCTTCGCCATCTAAATTATCATTTGTATCCTCATCTTCCGTAATATCTGCTGCTTCTTCAATATTCTTACTAATTTCCTCGTCTATTGAATCATAAAATATATCAGAATCTTTAGCGCATGAGTTAAAAGCTAATAATATGACAATGAAAAGCATTGTAAATAGTGATGAGGTTGATTTGCACATAGGTAATACGATTTGGGTTATAAAAGTACTAACACAAAAACTTTTTTTGTTGAAATGTATCATTTTTTCGATGAAATGCATTGTTTGATATAATTTAATATGAGCTGTAATCAATTTCAATAATGTGTTTCAGCTATTTTTTTCAGTTTTATTACGTTGTTCACCCAAGAAATGGTTTACTTCATCGGTTTTTTTTAACAAAATCACTCGGTTTTTCGTTGAACTGCGCTTTTCTTTAACATCTATATCAGAAAATTTCAAACTAACAATCGTTTTAACTAATAGCAAAAAAATGTGTTCGCATAAACTATATTTGTCATACAAAAAGAAATTATGAAAATTCTGGTCACAGGTGCCGCTGGTTTTATTGGATATCATACTTCCAAGAATCTTGTAGAAAGAGGACACACCATAATAGGTTTAGACAATTTGAACGACTATTATGATATTAATCTTAAAATTTCTCGTTTGAAAGAACTTGGAATAGATTTTCAACAAGAATCAAACAAAATCTGTTTAAGTAAGACCCTTGCAAATTTTGGCTTTATAAAAATGGATATCACTAATGGAGATGAGTTGCATAAACTTTTTGAGCTCGAAAAATTTGATATTGTTTGTCATTTAGCCGCCCAGGCAGGAGTCAGGTATAGTCTTGAAAAACCGAAAGCCTACATTGATTCTAACATCAATGGTTTCTTTAATATTCTTGATTGTTGTAATAAACACAGCATTAAACATTTAGTTTATGCCAGTAGTTCCAGCGTTTATGGAATGAATGACAAAGTGCCATTTAGTGTTACAGATAATGTAGACCATCCAATTAGCTTGTACGCGGCTACCAAAAAAAGTAATGAATTGATGGCTCATACCTATAGCCATTTGTACGACATTCCCACCACTGGCCTTCGTTTTTTTACTGTTTATGGTCCCTGGGGTAGACCAGATATGGCCATGTTCCTTTTCACTAAAGCAATAATCGACGAAAAACCTATAAAAGTTTTCAATCATGGTTATATGGAAAGGGACTTTACGTACATTGATGATATTGTAAAAGGAATTGTCCATGTAATTGAAAAAGGGGGGCAAAAAAAACACCAGCCGGGAAACCTTTCAAGATATACAACATAGGTAATAATAAATCGGTTAAACTTATGCATTTCATTGAAGCTATTGAAAATGAACTTGGGATTATTGCAAAAAAAGAACTACTTCCCATGCAAGACGGTGACGTGCCCAAGACTTGGGCAGATGTAAATGGATTAATTGAAGATTTTGATTACCAACCAGATACTCCCATTGAAGAAGGTGTTGCAAGTTTCATCAAATGGTACAAAAGTTATTACAACTAATCTTTATTTTTTATAAAAACTCCATGCGACTAAATCTCTATTATACCATTTATCGTATTTAATCTACATTGGTAGTAAAACTCACTTTAATATCATTTCTTTTATGGATTTTTGCATCTAAATTGAAAAACACTGATGGATATCGAAAAGCTAAACCTAAGTTCAAACTATAGAATATTGGTTACAGGAGGAGCTGGATTTATTGGCTCCAATTTATGTGAAGCTCTTATTAATAACGGTAATTTTGTGCGCTGCCTAGACAACTTCGCAACAGGGAAAAGAGAAAACCTAAGTCACTTAATGAGCAATTCAAATTTTGAACTTATAGAAGGTGACATAAGAAATTCAAAGGATTGCCAAAAAGCTTGTTCAGAAATAGATTTTGTGCTACATCAAGCCGCTTTAGGCTCAGTGCCAAGATCCATAAATGACCCCTATACCAGTAATGAAGTTAATGTGAGTGGTTTTTTGAATATGTTAATAGCTGCACGTGACGCTAAAGTAAAACGTTTTGTATACGCAGCTAGTAGTTCAACTTATGGGGATTCTAAGAATATGCCAAAAATAGAAAATATCATTGGCAGTCCACTATCTCCATATGCCATCACAAAATACGTCAATGAACTTTATGCTAATGTATTTAGCAAAACATATGGCATGGAAACGATTGGTTTAAGGTATTTTAACGTATTTGGAAGAAAGCAGGACCCAAATGGTGCCTATGCTGCGGTAATTCCAAAATTTGTAATGCAACTTATGGACCACAAATCCCCTACTATTAATGGCGATGGGAGTTTTTCAAGAGATTTTACCTATATTGACAACGTTATTGAGATGAATGTCAGGTCTATCACCAGCTCAAATCTCAAGGCGGTCAATACCGTTTATAATGTTGCCTATGGTGAACGAACCTCTTTGAACGAACTAGTTGGGCTTCTGAAGCAATATTTAGGGGAATATGATTCTAAAATATCTACCATTGATATCACTTATGGCCCTGAAAGGAAGGGTGATGTTCCTCACTCTTTGGCATCCATAGACAAAGCTAAAAAGTTTTTAGGCTATAATCCCAAGTTCGACATTAAACATGGACTTAAGCATGCAGTCAAATGGTATTGGGAGAACTTACGATAAATAGCACATTAAAAATCATCTTCATACACATCGTTTTAGTGGTAAATTAACATTTTGAAAAAAAATAAATGAAATTAACAGTTATAGGAACTGGCTATGTAGGGCTAGTAAGTGGTACTTGTTTTGCGGAAATGGGAAATAATGTTACCTGTATAGATATAGATGAGAAAAAAATAGAGGCGTTAAAAAAAGGACTGATTCCGATATATGAACCTGGGCTGGAAGCCATGGTCAAAAGAAATGTTGACAATAAAACATTACACTTTAGCACCAACTTATCTGAGCATTTAGATAATTGTGATATTGCTTTTATTGCCGTTGGCACACCTATGGGTGAAGATGGTTCAGCAGATTTACAATATGTACTTAAAGTTGCTGAACAGATAGGACAGCATATGCAAGCCCCTATTATTGTTGTCGATAAATCAACTGTTCCAGTTGGCACGGCTGATAAAGTTAAACACA is a genomic window of Flagellimonas sp. CMM7 containing:
- a CDS encoding polysaccharide biosynthesis tyrosine autokinase, which translates into the protein MDLIKNSENETSLDLKNLIGNYLRYWKWFALCLIIALALAYVHLRYSIPEYSASAKIQMIEDKNSNSELSIFKDLNVFSGSKTKIEDEIEILNSRANFIQVIKDLGINIRYTVQGNIKDNEIYGETYPFNINFLATDSIIHKSKYRFFVELNTESSFGFSEEENQPTKPQSFGSAVNTQVGDIILIPNSEKIKRFMGKKIRIEINPINDVAQGYRKKMKIAPASEFSNIINITLTDPIQQKAIDIINRLILINNNNSITDKKEVADRTSKFINDRISKIYTNLSDVDDSAESFKTSKGIADLGSQSSVNFNLSAAGEQELEEASIQLDIASSMQNLISSQEEYDLIPANIGLSNQGVSDAAVRYNELVAQRNRLLASSNEKNPVIVKLDQQLESLKRGMQTSLNNVTNNLNLKVNSLGKQLSQINSRIYAVPSNERALRDITRKQQTTESLYLYLLQKREESQIAFASAESKSKVVDSAHSTNRFPVSPKPKIVYLGAFLLGLLIPFSLIYLSSLLDNKIHNKLDLEKIVQEIPVIAELPKLGRKESKMVLNVDRSVLAESMRILRTNLDYILKSKSKEIGQTIFVTSSVPGEGKTFVSSNLALIFANTNKKVLLIGADIRNPKLYTFFPDIANEEENERPQRNAGNGLTEYLYDHSLKVQDIINRISIDSNNIDVIYSGKIPPNPSELLMSERLKVLFEDVVGLYDYVIVDTAPLMVVTDTLLINQYANQILYITKAGVTDKKVLQYPLNLKKEGRLKGLSFIVNNVKEANLGYGGKYGYGYGKTVKKWWKFS
- a CDS encoding polysaccharide biosynthesis/export family protein, with the protein product MRRNLINYFVPLFLFCFVCCTSTKEVVYFQDANEFETLVDDNSSSTKFKVDDLLSIHISTLDPEASAPFNLFRGAEEGGIRGEQVNYLVNKDGEIDFPVIGKIKVSGLSPTEARDMLREKLRDYLKNPIINIRIRNFTVTVLGAVNRPGTYRVQGEQISILEALGFAGDVNIKGRRDNIMVIRDFNGTKVYNRINLNGKDSLKSPVYYLTQNDVVYVEPNKSGKSQSSLDQRASIAISIISVVVTSAVVLLTR
- a CDS encoding nucleoside-diphosphate sugar epimerase/dehydratase gives rise to the protein MIKKYIFDNNKHYASKWTVLFIDLCIVGFSFMLAYFIRFNLSFDFDVQRLWAQLPIVILLFLVSFLISGSYKGVVRHTGIKDVYAIFNAICLASIATIGVVLVNRYLGIVENFTIPLSIIIINSLLTFLTLTAARYVFKICFESLIKNNETPTKNLIVYGAGESGIITYNTLTNHSKMKVKVVGFVDNNLQKVGKQINGVKVYDKSILTKDFVRFHSISEVVFSIQNISPRQLRTLVNEIVDLPVKVKIVPPVEDWINGELKVSQIKRVQIEDLLDRPPIKIKNSKVLKDFEDKVIMVTGGAGSIGSELVRQICKYNYQSLIIIDQAESALYDLQQELKQAGFHNFIPVVSDIRDKNEMRALFEEHRPDRIFHAAAYKHVPLMERNPYEAVKINVAGTKNIVDLAVDFNVEKFVFVSTDKAVNPTNVMGATKRIAEMYIDCRQQDGKTKFVTTRFGNVLGSNGSVIPLFRKQIEKGGPLTVTHKDITRYFMTIPEASQLVLEAGAMGKGGEIFIFDMGESVKILDLAKNMIRLSGLHYPDDITIKITGLRPGEKLYEELLANGENTLPTYHDKIMISKVRDVDYALTRTMIDELCVSNLFFKNNVVQLMKSIVPEYISNNSDFCKLDKKQVKTDIVIQKNNNPLVSS
- a CDS encoding DegT/DnrJ/EryC1/StrS aminotransferase family protein encodes the protein MQTELDKKIWLSSPHMGGAEQIYVDNAFATNWIAPLGPNVNGFEEDIEKYIGSNINAACLSSGTGAIHLALELLGVGLGDEVLCQSFTFAASANPITYLGAKPIFIDSEQETWNISPELLEKAIIDRINLGKKPKAIIAVHLYGMPYKIDEITAISRKYDIPVIEDSAEALGSVYEGVRCGSFGDISILSFNGNKIITTSGGGALLSKDKLITEKAVFLATQARDNAPHYQHSHIGYNYRMSNVLAGIGRGQMEVLPERVNARKSNFMFYKENLSSISELSFLEDPKGSSSNRWLTCVLTSSFESRERIRVALDNENIESRPLWKPMHLQPIFKNAASYTNGISEDLFKKGLCLPSGSNLEQEDLERICNIIKRNFDD